gacatacttaagaagtttggaatgaaaaatgccaaacccatcaagacacccatgggaacaaatgggcatctcgacctcgacacgggaggtaaatccgtagatcaaaaggtataccagtcgatgataggatctttactccatttatgtgcttctcgaccggacattatgctttctgtatgcatgtgtgcaaggttccaggcaaatcctaaggaagttcaccttagggtcgtaaaaagagtcatgagatatttagtttacactcctaagtttgggctttggtaccctaagggatctacctttgatttaattaggtatttcgatgccgattatgctggatgtaaaattgacaggaagagcacatcagggacttgtctgtttctggggagatctctggtgtcttgggcttcaaagaaacaaaactcagtagctctatccactgcCGAAGTCGATTATATtgttgcaggccattgttgtgcacaattactttggatgaggcaaactcttagggactatggctacaaattgagcaaagtccctctcctatgtgataatgagagtgcaatccgcatggcagataatcccattgaacacagccgcactaagcacatagacatccgatatcactttctgagagatcaccaacaaaagggggatatcgaaattgcttatgttaacacccacaaccaattagccgatatctttaccaagccactagatgaaaagacctttagcaagcttaggaatgagctaaacatacttgattctcggaactttgattgaaacattgcacacattgctcacttatatatacctttgatcatatctctttcatatggtacaaatgcatatttcttattcttcttgtaccaaggctacgactaatgtgttttcaagtatacttCTATGTTTAAtatcatattgaaagggaaatagagtattcggcaaaggcaaggcttccactctaactctgacggtatcatttttCCTTTGTTGTTACTCCgaaaactctcaattggtatgacccttcactcatatttcttttaccattgagggagaaagtattaggccccacATGGGGAGAATactaagggctctcaagttctccgttttttggtgattaatgctaaagggggagaaactattaagcccaaagcaaaaggaccgcgcaCCACCATTTTAAATTTTCAAAAACTAAAGGAATAAATTATTTCAATTAGTATTTTAGTTAGTCTCaaaaaatttcaattggtatctcatttggtTTCAAAATTTCACTTAGTATAAAAATTTTAATTGGTACAATTTCATTTGGTATCTTTTTCAAGAATGGaaatcatttcaaaaaccctcttgaaagctaaggggagaatttcttcagggggagcttttatttagacaAAGGAAAAGCTTCTGAAacaggggaggaatttcaaatcttagaaatgcttcttgaaatcatattcctatacctttgtctattcgcaaaagaatttgaaaagatttttccaaggatttgcaaaaacaagcaagtggtgcaaatgtggtccaaaatgttaaatagaagaaaACAATCACATTTATTCTTAGACATATGAATaaattctttcaattggtttaaatctaagtaacctatgcacatcaatcataattgcaaactagttacatttttgcattctatttttgctttggtttgtgttggcatcaatcaccaaaaagggggagatcaaaaaggaaaaaggcttaatcatttcctatattcaattttggtggttgatgtccatcacaaaccatgtggactaattagtttgccaagatgtcttttatctcaggtgcataaggttcaacataaaccaataaagaaattaagttggggattCAACAAAGTTTGAAGCAAAGACTTGAGGGTGTGCTGCcagtagcgcaccggacagtgttcggtgccccaGGCCGAGCTGCACtcaaactagccactctcgggtttctccagggcgcgctccgctataattcaccggactgtccggtgagccaaaggaGCAACGGTAATCTGGCGCCAACAGTCGACTACAAAAGGGAACCGTGCAAGCCAAAAGTCAGAGCAGAAAGTCAAAACACACTGGACATGTCCTGTGTAGCTACAGGACAGGGGGTTCCAACGGTCGACCGCCCCAAACCCCAACGGGcatgctgacgtggcacgcaccggacagtgcaccaccggactgtccagtgtgcctatcgacagcaaactcagccaacggctaggaagtggttggaagctataaataccccccaaacaCCTCCTTCAATGGCTTCCAAGTTTTTTgaagttcacattcaatacaagagcaatagcattcactccaagacacattccaaagatcaaatcccctccaagcctcaaaattaactcaattgcttagtgacttgagagagggtgttttgtgttcttttgttgctcttgttgcttggattgctttctccttctcattcttattctctaagtgctttgtaaagctagcaagagacacctaagtgtgtggtgatccttgcagggtcttagtgacccaagggattaaggagaagcctcgaccggtctgtgtgaccgattgagagagggaaagggttgaaatagacccggcctttgtggcctcctcaacggggactatgttctttggaactgaacctcggtaaacaaatcaccgtgttcatttgtgcgatcttcacttgatttgttttcccatCTTTCCTCTCTCCAAAAGTTCGCTTGCTCACAtagttttgagtttgctcccaaacattatccgcattgattgagaaactctaagcaaggagaactatctttcgaACTCCAATTTAattttaacgctaaccccgacctcaGTGCgagtttaagtttgtaaattttaggtttcgcctattcacccccctctaggcgactttcacgcaTCCTCCACTTTTCATTAGCTTTCTTCACCATCACAGTATTGGtcagccactctggatatgttatcCCTCTAATTACTCTAGCGTCAGAAGCCTTTTGACTTtgtttcgtgcaccttcggctttgtcatcgaacatcttctgaagcttttgctttcttggcctgataaccggatctacattaagtgaatgcttgataacatctctgttaacaccaccaagatcattggctgaccaagcaaatacatccttgttgttgaacagaaacctcaacagagttttttcttgttcattagacaattgagatcccagcacacCTTCTGCTCAGTTATGTCTTCGCAAAAAAGCataggctttggttgatctgctgaGGCAGCTttatctcttttgtgcttatactgTTGGTgaacttcggcttcatctatgttatggatagccttcgaacctgtccagttcccttcggcccttctagcagcatCTTGACTTCCATGTACAACTATGGAACCTTGGTCTGAtgatatcttcatgcatagatatgctggatgaagtattgctttgaaGGCTTTTAAtgttcctcgaccaatgattgcattgtaaggatactccatatcaacaatgtcaaagacaacttgctctgtccttgtgttgtgaacatagccgaaggtaatcagcattgttatcttgccaagtgccattatctgccttcctccgaagccacagaggagatgtgttgcatcatgtatcttatcatCCTGTTCTTGCATCTGCCTGAAGTCTTTTGCGAAGATGATATCTGTTGCACTGCCTATGTCtacaaggacattgtgaaccagaaaccctttgataacacaataTATGACCATTACATCATTATTggggtagtccttgagctgaaagtcctcctgagagaaggtgattggtatgtgTGACCACTTGTACTTGATGaggggtccttgcactccaacatgatgtacccttctttgtgcctctttcttctgcttcttgttagctggcttagagcttgaaccgcccgtgattgggagcaccagctttgtaTCCAAAGGTACCATGGCTTGAGCTTCTTGCGAAGCCATTGTCACtgtcgtggaagtgagttcaccggaggtggacaccaatgttggtcactcgttctcaaatgctgtgaatcaagaacaaggcaacacaatcgttaaGGATTAaatgccttcgtcctccgaagcattgttTCCTCTAGGATTCAATGAtcatcggacgaaggttatgaaggacatgtcTTTATCATGTTATAAATAAACAAGAATGTAAAGAGGTGAACACAACAAGTATTACTCTTTAATTCATTCGTATTTGTACTCTATGAAACATGTATGAATATAAAcggaattcatattacattgatacattcggcttgctcgaaggtgaagatgcGAGAGAGTGACTACaattcaacgtgaacagtacggtgttactgttcatctatttataggcacgggacacattcCGGGTAAAATTATATTCATGACCCTCAACATTTGTTTATAGACACAACTTAGATTACTAGGGTCTATCTAGTCTTTTCCTCCTCTGCTTGATCTTAACCGAAGctgatggtagcttcggcatttggtaTTGTTGCTTATACACAAGGTCTTCGTCTTGAGAACCTTCGGTAGAAGGAGGGAAGACTTCTATATCACTTTGCCGAAGTTATTTTTGTCTTGAGTATCTTCGTTGGAGGAGAAGACACCCAACATCAACCGTTGACATAGACGATGGCATAAAAAATGACCCACAAAATGGACTAAAAATTTGACCATGCAATTAAAATTAGACGAGAGGAAGGAAATACGAAAGAAGTGTAAGAGAAGGATGACGACGAGGATATTCTTAATTGTATCGTTATTTTACTAAATATGtgatttttattttttaaaaactatattttatttgagaTATTTTTCTCAATTATGTGACCCGATTAAATTTTTTTTAACACAATGCTGTGTTGTGGAGTTAAGATGACTATGGTAGCTAGAGCGATAGATAAGAATCTACGATAATAAGTAAGATAGCTAACGTGGCTTTTAATAAGAATTAAAAGCACTAGATACAGTCTCCCTCACGCCTCTTCCACGTCAGCTCTCGCCTCCACTCTCGCCTCTGCTGCTCCAGTGCACAGGCTGCagcaggctacagcctcaggctatAGCCACGTCAGCTTTTCTATTTCAGAATTAAGTGGACCAACTGCTACTCCAAACAGTCAAAAATGTCTAGGTGGACCAACTAGAATGTGCCAACTCACTCTCGCCTCGCGCTCTCGCCCACCGCGCCAGCGCGTCGCCCTGCTCCCGCCCTCCTCTCACCCGAGCACGCTCTCCAGTGCAGGCGAGAGCGAGGCGACAGGCACGCTGTCGCCGGGCGACGCGGCCATCGCCCGCTCCCGCTCTCCCGCCCCTCTCCCGTCCCACTCTCGCTCCCGTAAGCTCCTCTCGCCCGTGCTTCCCGCCTGCACTGGCACCAGCCTAACGCAGTTGTAGCTCTGAAGGCTGTCGACGTGGAGGCGCACGGCGTGGTCCTATCGACCATTTCATGTCGCTGTCGGCTAAGCGACGCGGGCTGTAGCAAGCAGCAAGTGCCACTGATGTGCTGTCCGCGGCTATAAAAAGGGAGGAAACGCTGACGGGAGATCCATTCCATCCCCAACCAAACAAGTTTAGATATAAAAATATAGCATCGCCCGCGCTCTGGAGAGTCTGGATCCTCCTGAACCTCCAAGCAGCAAGCGGTATTTTTGTCCTCTGAATTGTTTCTTCAGAGAATTAATTTAATCCTCTCTGGAGCAGTTGTCTTTCCCTACTGCTCTGCTCCAGTATTTATAAATTTATGAAATCAACTACACTACCCTCGTTCTTAAATATTTGTGGCAGTCGTCGTCTTTGCCACGAATTCATGTACAAAGCAGCTATTCACTATATATAATATGTTGGATGTAGATGAAAGGAGGGACGCAAGCAATTAGCCTGATGGTGCACCTTGCTGTGCCATGGCTCTGCCTTGCTTCTTGGGCAGCTCTGCTACCAGCGCTAGCATCTGGAAATGTGGGTGCAGCAGCTCCGATACTGAGAGCAGATTACATAAAATTGAACTTCAGCACCGCTTCGGCGACCCCCGACAAGTACAAGAGCTTCATCGCTTCTGTTCGTGCTGGCTTGGTGAGCAAAGCGGGGGGCAACAGCAGCGGGATCCCCGTGCTGGTCGACGAAGACGACCCGCTCGCGCTCGAATCGTTTCTAAACATCACTCTGGTGAACAAGGCAGGGCGCTCCGTAAGCTTGAAGATGGATGTCTCCAGAGCCTACTTCGTGGCTTACGTAGCAGGGCAGCGCTCGTGCCTCCTCAAGAGATCAGGCCGCACGTTCTCGTCGGCGATCTGTTACTACGGTGGCCCGTGGGGAACAAGTTCGGCTCCTGTCACGCgacctgctgctgctgccggcgACGGCGAGGATCCTGGGGTCGCGGCATGGCGAGCGAGAGATCTCGACGAGGCCATCTCGTCGCTGTTCCTGTTCCCCACTGGCAACGCTACCGAAGAGGAGCTGAGACGGGGCGTCGCCGCCTGCGACATGATGGTGGCGAGCGCGGCGACGTTCCCGTACGTCGAGCGGCGGATGAGCGCCGGCATGTGGGACAGCAACGGCGTGGCCAACGACCCGAGCCTGCGGGGGCTCCAGGCGCGCTGGCCGTGGCTCTCCGCCGCCGTCCAGCAGTCCTACCAGGGCGCCTTCGCCGCCCCGGTCCCtgtccagcggagcaacggcaagTGGATGCGGGTGGACAACGTGCGTAGCGCGGTCCCCCTCGTGTCCTTCCTGGAGCACGGAAGCTGCAACAGGACGCGGGGGGCGCCGGCCTTGCTCATAAGGTCCGTCGTGCAAGAGCCGGACGAGGACATGCAGCCGGGCGGCGGCGCTCGAGCCACGACGGCGGCGTGCGGCCTGCCGGCCGAGCCGACGGTGCGCCTCGTCGGCCCGGAAGGGAGGTGCGTGGACGTGCCTTACGGCTACTACTACAACGGCAACCAGGTGCAGCTGTGGAGCTGCAAGTCCACCAGCGCCGTGAACCAGCTCTGGACGCTCAAGAGGGACGGCACCATCCGGTCCAACGGCAAATGCCTGACCAGCAGCGGCGACGCGGCCGGCGCTCGCGCGGTGGTCGACGACTGCCCGCGCTTCCCCACGGGCCGCGTCGTCTGGGAGGTGCGCGTGGACGGTACCGTCGCGCTCAAGTGGTCCCGCGGCCTGGTGCTGGCCGTGACCTCGTCGACTCTCTTCGCGGGGCTCACGGTGCGGCAGGACGACCGCGGCACCGGCCAGTCGTGGACGCCGACCAACGTCACCGCGCCCCTGGACGCCGCCATCGTGGGGTTCCGCGACCTCTGCCTGCAGGCGGACTACGCGGGGTCCGTATCCGTCGCTGCCTGCCGCGACGGCGTGCAGTGGTCGCTCTACCCCGACGGCTCCGTACGCCCGCCCGCGTGGCTCCTCCTTCAATGGCAGTGCCTGGCTGCTGATGCCAGCGGGGGTGTGACGGTGAAACTCTGCGACGGGGCTGGATCGTCTTGCGAGCGCTGGGTGTTCCGCAACGACGGCACCATCTTCAACACCGGCACCGGGATGGTCTTGGACGCCAGGCCATCTGCGGGGGCTAATGCTACTGCTAGCCAAGTCATCGTGTCGCCCGCCACTGGGAGTCCCACCCAGCAGTGGACGCTCATGCTGTGATCTCATCTACGGCTCATGAGTCATGACTGTGGGGGCAGGGCAGTACTGCACTGCAACAGCTAGCTGGTGTGTTTTGTGTATATATCTGGCGAGCTAGGTTGTTAAAGCAAGCATTAGCTATTTTACCAGTACAATAATGCATGCTTGCTACTACTACTAGTAATGCAGTCTAGCTCTGTGTACCATTGCCTGCACGGCTGCACGGCCCCTGTTGGAGTACTCTATAATAAATGTACCCCTAGTAAAATCTGTTTTCAGTTTACCTTGCCGAAAAATATAAACAGGGCTAGTTtggaggggtgtttggtttgtcaCTCCATTCATCGTGAATCCAttactcaaatttggtgggatgatctAATTATTTATATTAGTAATAACTAACTAACTATAAGAAATAaggtgatgatggatcaactcattccatttcataaaccaaacaaaaaagtgaggagtgagaatatGATGGACTAGCTCATTTCTCAAACCAAATATCCTAATAATGatgaggtgtttggtttgagaaataagctagttcatcatcttctcactcctcatttGAATAAATAGTTAAAAAAACTTATTTGTACTCTTTTCTCTAACACATGATAAAAAGCATAGTTCGAAaacgtggctaaaattgagcaacaaCGAACAAAAATTGTtgattgaaacataattaaagcAATCTTTCATAACAACTAATTAAAAAATATTAATTACCAAACACATCTTCCTCTCTCTCCATATACAAACACATGCATCATTTATTAAACAATTAAATATATCATGAATAAGCTGATTTGAGAACTAAGACAAAATCTAGCTATTATACTCTTTTCTCACATGGTGAAACTCTTGatacaaaatgtggctaaaattgagcaagaatgaacaaaaattggcaagagaaacataaaccaacctttcttagcgaccttcttctacaaaatgaagatcaaaacctctcaACTTGTATTTTATGAAATATGGACCTTCaaaactgtcggtgttttgggtccgaccgcgcacccggggttgcccctcgaggtgctttttggagtaggacggtgttaccgactgtagctcgatggttcgcgctagatgcacgagagacagtggacgattttgtacaggttcgggccgctttgagatgtgtaacaccctacgtcctggcgtgagtaCTTTGGGTGGTGAGTTACAAGGAGATTCTCTAATGCTAAGGATATTA
This portion of the Zea mays cultivar B73 chromosome 2, Zm-B73-REFERENCE-NAM-5.0, whole genome shotgun sequence genome encodes:
- the LOC100272711 gene encoding Ricin-like precursor; protein product: MKGGTQAISLMVHLAVPWLCLASWAALLPALASGNVGAAAPILRADYIKLNFSTASATPDKYKSFIASVRAGLVSKAGGNSSGIPVLVDEDDPLALESFLNITLVNKAGRSVSLKMDVSRAYFVAYVAGQRSCLLKRSGRTFSSAICYYGGPWGTSSAPVTRPAAAAGDGEDPGVAAWRARDLDEAISSLFLFPTGNATEEELRRGVAACDMMVASAATFPYVERRMSAGMWDSNGVANDPSLRGLQARWPWLSAAVQQSYQGAFAAPVPVQRSNGKWMRVDNVRSAVPLVSFLEHGSCNRTRGAPALLIRSVVQEPDEDMQPGGGARATTAACGLPAEPTVRLVGPEGRCVDVPYGYYYNGNQVQLWSCKSTSAVNQLWTLKRDGTIRSNGKCLTSSGDAAGARAVVDDCPRFPTGRVVWEVRVDGTVALKWSRGLVLAVTSSTLFAGLTVRQDDRGTGQSWTPTNVTAPLDAAIVGFRDLCLQADYAGSVSVAACRDGVQWSLYPDGSVRPPAWLLLQWQCLAADASGGVTVKLCDGAGSSCERWVFRNDGTIFNTGTGMVLDARPSAGANATASQVIVSPATGSPTQQWTLML